In Dehalococcoidia bacterium, a single genomic region encodes these proteins:
- the ftsZ gene encoding cell division protein FtsZ, whose protein sequence is MDIFDSSRDPQIGLAQVKVIGVGGGGSNAVNRMYRERVAGVEYLAVNTDAQHLLRLDIPVKIRVGDKLTRGLGVGGDPEIGKAAAEESREELYEAVRGADMVFIASGMGGGTGTGAAPVVAEVARETGALTIGVVTKPFGFEGRRREKNADDGLRRLQEHVDTLLVIPNDKLTSMCDETVTADTAFKMADEVLRQGVQSIAELVTTPGEINLDFADVKTIMTGAGPAWMSIGAAQGENRAIEAAQNAINSPMLDVSIEGARGVLFNITGGTDMTLKEVQQAADVISRAVDPEANIIFGMVTDMKMVEEVRVTIIATGLPTIESANLPDDGIAEILRGAFGEQAELDLPPFLRENRNSLIS, encoded by the coding sequence ATGGATATATTTGATAGCTCTAGAGATCCACAAATTGGATTGGCACAAGTGAAGGTTATTGGTGTAGGCGGCGGTGGTTCAAATGCCGTCAACCGCATGTACCGTGAACGTGTTGCAGGAGTTGAATACTTAGCGGTCAATACAGATGCACAGCATCTGCTTCGATTAGATATTCCTGTGAAAATTAGAGTAGGAGACAAGCTGACACGCGGATTAGGTGTTGGAGGTGATCCTGAAATTGGGAAAGCTGCAGCCGAAGAATCACGTGAGGAACTCTACGAAGCAGTTCGTGGAGCAGACATGGTTTTCATTGCCTCAGGTATGGGAGGGGGTACAGGTACAGGTGCCGCACCGGTAGTTGCTGAGGTAGCAAGAGAGACCGGGGCTCTTACTATTGGAGTAGTGACCAAGCCATTCGGTTTTGAAGGCAGGAGGCGTGAAAAAAACGCCGATGACGGCTTAAGAAGACTTCAAGAACATGTTGATACATTATTAGTAATTCCCAATGACAAGCTAACTAGCATGTGTGACGAAACTGTAACAGCAGATACAGCGTTTAAAATGGCCGATGAAGTATTGCGCCAAGGCGTCCAATCAATAGCTGAGTTAGTCACTACTCCAGGAGAAATAAACCTGGATTTCGCAGATGTCAAAACTATTATGACCGGTGCAGGCCCAGCATGGATGTCGATAGGTGCAGCTCAAGGCGAAAATCGTGCTATCGAGGCTGCACAGAACGCAATTAATAGCCCAATGCTTGATGTAAGTATAGAAGGAGCGCGGGGAGTCCTATTCAACATTACTGGCGGGACAGATATGACTTTGAAAGAAGTGCAGCAAGCGGCTGATGTAATTTCAAGAGCTGTTGACCCAGAAGCAAATATTATTTTTGGAATGGTAACGGACATGAAGATGGTTGAGGAAGTTAGAGTAACCATCATAGCTACGGGACTACCAACTATAGAATCAGCAAATTTGCCTGACGACGGTATAGCAGAAATTCTTAGAGGTGCTTTCGGAGAGCAAGCAGAGCTTGACCTTCCTCCTTTCCTCAGAGAAAACCGTAACAGCTTGATCAGTTAG
- a CDS encoding L-lactate permease, producing MNGPDLSLTNWLLASSPVVILVVAILWRNWGAPKAGAAAWILAAVLSYFVFGSNTDHVAIATAKGLSLSVFVLTIVWTSVYMFNLVDRLKGINVIGQTMARLTEDKLMQALLVGWGFSSFIQGITGFGVPVAVSAPLLIMLGFKPARAAAMALVGHGWAVTFGSMGSSYYTIQLVTGIEGSVIAPHMALLFAPIIILSGFLVAHIFGGFYAVRRSFFVVIIAGSAMAVSMYWLANIGAPQIASSVPAVLGMIIIGVLSKTPLSLKSADDKNIEAKKTTSPEDMSFLLAFMPYILLIGLSVISQITIIKEAVTHIRWGLDYPSFATSSGFIVPAVESYAPIRILNHPAPLIAFSVLFSAAIYLVAGRWQKGAAWQSLKLTYNQCLGTTVGVATMVMMAVVMADSGMTVLLAKGIANVSGPVFPLVSPFIGLLGSFMSGSNTNSNVMFGLLQLETANALGIGPVTISSIQSIGASVGSPMAPAKVLVGAAVVGLAGKERDIFKIVIPYILALVLLAGIEAILIIELMPNWER from the coding sequence ATGAATGGTCCTGATTTAAGCCTTACCAATTGGCTCCTAGCCAGTTCGCCAGTCGTGATACTTGTAGTAGCGATTTTATGGCGAAATTGGGGAGCACCTAAAGCTGGTGCAGCAGCATGGATACTTGCTGCAGTACTGTCTTATTTTGTTTTTGGCAGCAATACTGATCATGTGGCAATTGCAACCGCTAAAGGGCTCAGTCTTTCTGTATTCGTCCTCACAATTGTTTGGACCTCTGTTTATATGTTCAATCTAGTTGATCGACTAAAAGGAATTAACGTCATAGGCCAAACTATGGCAAGGTTAACCGAAGACAAGCTTATGCAGGCCTTGTTAGTGGGATGGGGATTTTCTAGTTTCATCCAGGGCATAACTGGGTTTGGTGTTCCTGTAGCAGTTTCTGCCCCCCTTTTGATCATGCTCGGCTTTAAACCTGCCAGAGCTGCCGCCATGGCCTTGGTCGGACATGGATGGGCTGTAACTTTTGGTTCAATGGGGTCTTCCTATTACACTATTCAACTCGTTACAGGAATTGAAGGTAGCGTGATAGCACCTCATATGGCGCTGCTATTTGCTCCTATCATAATCTTGAGCGGGTTTCTTGTAGCTCATATTTTTGGAGGATTTTATGCAGTCCGGCGCAGCTTTTTTGTGGTAATAATTGCCGGTAGCGCCATGGCCGTTAGTATGTACTGGCTAGCAAATATAGGCGCGCCTCAAATTGCATCAAGCGTCCCAGCTGTTTTGGGCATGATAATTATTGGGGTACTTTCCAAAACTCCGTTATCTTTGAAATCAGCCGATGATAAAAATATTGAAGCAAAGAAAACGACCTCTCCTGAAGACATGTCCTTCCTTCTCGCATTCATGCCCTATATCCTTCTTATTGGCTTAAGTGTCATCTCCCAAATAACAATCATTAAAGAGGCTGTTACTCACATCCGATGGGGACTTGATTACCCAAGTTTTGCAACATCTTCTGGCTTCATTGTTCCAGCAGTAGAAAGTTACGCGCCTATAAGAATCCTCAATCACCCTGCTCCACTCATCGCATTCTCAGTATTGTTTAGTGCAGCAATTTACCTCGTAGCAGGCAGGTGGCAAAAAGGGGCAGCGTGGCAGTCGTTAAAACTAACTTATAACCAATGCCTGGGAACAACAGTAGGTGTTGCAACCATGGTGATGATGGCTGTGGTTATGGCAGATTCAGGTATGACCGTATTACTTGCAAAAGGCATTGCTAATGTCTCGGGCCCAGTTTTTCCGTTAGTTTCACCATTCATAGGGCTACTAGGCTCATTTATGAGCGGAAGTAACACAAATTCCAATGTAATGTTTGGCTTATTGCAACTTGAAACTGCGAATGCCTTAGGAATCGGCCCTGTTACTATTTCCAGCATTCAGTCGATCGGCGCATCTGTCGGAAGTCCCATGGCTCCTGCCAAAGTTCTTGTAGGAGCAGCTGTAGTCGGATTAGCTGGAAAAGAAAGAGATATATTTAAGATTGTAATACCGTATATATTGGCGTTGGTATTGCTTGCGGGGATTGAAGCCATACTTATCATTGAACTAATGCCAAACTGGGAAAGGTAA
- the rsmH gene encoding 16S rRNA (cytosine(1402)-N(4))-methyltransferase RsmH — protein MQQLDGIHHTPVMLRQVVSGLNVCPGGKYVDCTLGDGGHTSEILAKSSPAGAVLGIDADPEAIQQTMNRLHNYGDRIVAVNANFGSVASLAHKNGFIPVDGILFDLGLSSRQLDLEDRGFSFRRSAPLDMRFGITGTTASELVNDLSEQNLANLIYEFGEERKSRRIARAIVNSRPIEDSLQLAEIVAKAAGYKKGRTHPATRTFQALRIVTNNEIENLRSGLDQAVSILKTGGRLVTIAYHSLEDREIKKFFAHQNLQPLSKKVLKPEPEEISNNRRSRSARMRVAERV, from the coding sequence ATGCAACAGCTAGATGGCATTCATCACACACCTGTGATGCTTAGGCAGGTTGTGAGTGGTCTAAACGTTTGCCCAGGTGGTAAATATGTAGACTGCACGCTTGGCGATGGTGGGCACACTTCCGAAATTTTAGCTAAAAGTTCACCCGCGGGAGCAGTGCTTGGAATCGACGCCGATCCTGAAGCAATTCAACAAACCATGAATCGCTTACACAATTATGGTGATCGAATAGTTGCTGTTAATGCGAATTTTGGAAGCGTTGCTTCATTAGCACACAAGAACGGCTTTATTCCAGTTGACGGAATTTTGTTCGACTTAGGGCTTTCCTCAAGGCAACTTGACTTAGAGGACCGGGGGTTTAGCTTCCGCCGGTCTGCTCCACTCGACATGCGGTTCGGTATTACTGGAACTACCGCATCTGAATTGGTAAATGATCTTAGCGAGCAAAATTTAGCAAACCTGATATATGAATTTGGTGAAGAGCGAAAATCACGCCGAATTGCACGTGCAATAGTTAATTCTAGGCCAATTGAAGACTCCCTTCAGCTTGCAGAAATCGTTGCTAAGGCAGCTGGTTACAAAAAAGGTAGAACTCATCCTGCAACTCGAACATTTCAAGCGCTGAGAATTGTTACGAATAACGAAATCGAAAACCTTCGCTCTGGGCTAGATCAAGCTGTAAGTATTCTCAAAACTGGAGGTAGGTTAGTAACAATTGCTTACCACTCTTTAGAGGATCGGGAAATAAAAAAGTTTTTTGCCCATCAAAACCTCCAGCCTCTAAGCAAAAAAGTTCTGAAGCCCGAGCCTGAAGAAATTTCAAACAACAGGCGCAGCAGAAGCGCACGTATGCGAGTCGCAGAGAGAGTGTAG
- the ftsA gene encoding cell division protein FtsA: MVVSKKERIYTAIDIGTTKVATLVCRMGPGGIEILAAGHSRSEGMQKGLVVEPDLLKQSVSASVKDAESLLGKRLSSAHIGVTGAHLSCANAEGSFTSNSKINQPKSFTLDDVDTLLKSTAGSSLPGQQLVQIIPRSFVVDGVTKVLDPVGIKGSRLSVESHVVVGDSEPLESLARVIRSAGIEIKSMVLEHLASAEAVLTANEKETGVILVDIGGGTSDMVVYKNGSIWYTNAIPVAGQHFTSDIVTGLGLLPSIAESTKVNYGSALTEGVDNEAAIEVETGLGGHTRFVSQLALNRLIRDRATELARMIMHKLAETGLKHLPPAGIVLTGGSAALPGIIEIVAEQGKCPVRLGAPSHALGLPGELEHSSFSTAIGLLLWTLKHKHAGTFVPSIKMSERVTLHAKRLVARLEMEQPTQINV; encoded by the coding sequence ATGGTAGTGAGCAAAAAAGAAAGAATTTATACGGCTATAGACATCGGGACCACTAAAGTTGCCACTTTGGTGTGCCGCATGGGACCTGGAGGTATCGAAATACTTGCAGCAGGTCATTCCCGTTCAGAAGGCATGCAAAAAGGGCTCGTTGTAGAACCTGACCTCCTCAAGCAAAGCGTTTCCGCGTCTGTAAAAGACGCCGAGTCTTTACTTGGAAAGCGTTTGTCTTCAGCCCATATTGGCGTAACTGGAGCTCATCTATCTTGCGCCAACGCAGAAGGTTCATTTACCAGTAATAGTAAAATTAATCAGCCTAAGTCTTTCACTCTAGACGATGTGGACACGTTACTCAAATCTACTGCAGGGTCTAGCCTACCTGGGCAGCAACTAGTCCAGATCATTCCTAGGTCCTTCGTTGTAGATGGGGTCACAAAAGTACTAGATCCAGTAGGAATCAAGGGCTCTAGGCTCAGTGTAGAATCTCACGTTGTAGTAGGTGATTCTGAGCCACTCGAATCACTTGCAAGGGTTATACGATCCGCAGGTATTGAAATCAAATCAATGGTTTTAGAACACCTGGCTAGCGCTGAGGCAGTATTAACTGCAAACGAAAAGGAAACTGGAGTAATTTTGGTTGATATCGGGGGTGGGACTTCCGATATGGTCGTTTATAAAAACGGTTCAATTTGGTATACGAATGCAATCCCAGTAGCTGGTCAACATTTCACAAGCGATATTGTTACTGGGTTAGGGCTTTTACCTTCAATTGCAGAGTCTACAAAAGTCAATTATGGATCCGCGCTAACTGAAGGTGTCGACAATGAAGCAGCCATCGAGGTTGAAACAGGCTTAGGCGGTCATACCCGCTTCGTTTCACAACTCGCTTTAAACAGACTTATACGAGACAGAGCAACAGAGCTTGCTCGAATGATCATGCATAAACTTGCAGAAACTGGGCTTAAGCATTTACCGCCTGCAGGAATCGTGCTGACTGGAGGGAGTGCAGCACTACCTGGAATTATTGAGATTGTTGCAGAGCAAGGTAAATGCCCTGTCCGATTAGGCGCGCCATCACACGCTTTGGGCCTGCCGGGGGAATTGGAGCATTCAAGTTTTTCGACCGCTATCGGTTTATTACTGTGGACATTAAAACACAAGCATGCAGGTACTTTTGTACCCTCAATAAAAATGTCAGAAAGAGTGACATTGCATGCTAAGCGTCTAGTAGCTCGCTTAGAAATGGAGCAACCAACACAAATAAACGTGTAA
- the nrdR gene encoding transcriptional regulator NrdR: MRCPKCNAPDSRVTDSRDTGQEIRRRRECSECGSRFTTYERLQSAALQVVKRDGRRDSFDGEKLLRSVRLACVKRPLPGGTLEKLVEDIESDLQALGKNEIPAFVIGQTTLARLREIDPVAYVRYASVYRDFDTLDGFIKEIQQYQINDVSANTSSSQLELIPNEFAIPRKPKARRGRKPSINVPNEKDRNNASTDDTE, translated from the coding sequence ATGCGTTGTCCCAAATGTAATGCACCAGACAGTAGAGTTACAGACTCTAGAGATACAGGTCAAGAAATACGAAGGCGTCGAGAATGTTCAGAGTGTGGAAGCCGATTCACAACTTACGAACGTTTGCAAAGCGCAGCGTTACAGGTAGTCAAGCGCGACGGGAGGCGAGACAGTTTTGATGGCGAGAAATTACTTCGAAGCGTACGCCTTGCCTGTGTCAAACGTCCTTTACCTGGCGGTACTTTAGAAAAATTAGTCGAAGACATTGAAAGCGATCTTCAAGCACTTGGCAAGAATGAAATCCCAGCGTTTGTGATCGGGCAGACAACGCTTGCTCGGCTCAGAGAAATTGACCCTGTTGCATATGTGCGCTACGCAAGTGTCTACAGGGATTTCGATACTTTGGATGGTTTTATCAAAGAAATTCAGCAATACCAAATTAATGATGTCTCAGCTAATACTTCGTCTAGTCAACTTGAACTCATTCCTAATGAATTTGCTATACCTCGAAAGCCAAAAGCGCGTCGAGGTAGAAAACCGAGCATAAACGTTCCGAATGAGAAAGATAGGAACAACGCAAGTACGGATGATACAGAGTAA
- a CDS encoding alanine--glyoxylate aminotransferase family protein, which produces MTQNIGLSSPPNRLLLGAGPCNVHPRVLQAMSSSLLGHLDPHFLGVMDDVRSKLRYVFRTENPVTIPISGTGTAGMEAAIVNVIEPGDTFVMAANGYFGQRLADIAERNGANVVFVGHEFGEAVDPARVKEALATSGKVKAVGIVHAETSTGVASPIKEIADIAHEAGALLIVDAVTSLGGVELHVDEWGIDICYSCTQKCIGAPPGLAPFTMSPRAMEVVTNRKSKVRSFYLDLTELGSYWDRRAYHHTAPISMIYALQEALTLVTEEGIENRWLRHKRNAAALRSGLNAMGLSIVADASIALPSVTTVRSPDSVNEADARKFLLENHNIELSGGLGPLAGKVWRIGMMGHNSTANNVLMVLSALEEALASQGFEINSGSGVAAAQRSLRNID; this is translated from the coding sequence ATGACACAAAATATCGGCTTATCATCACCTCCAAATCGCCTCCTATTAGGGGCGGGACCTTGTAACGTACACCCTCGAGTGTTGCAGGCCATGAGCTCATCTCTTTTAGGCCATTTAGATCCACACTTTCTTGGAGTTATGGACGATGTCCGTAGCAAACTGCGGTATGTATTTAGAACTGAGAATCCTGTGACTATACCCATTTCAGGGACTGGGACCGCCGGAATGGAGGCTGCAATAGTTAACGTTATAGAGCCCGGTGACACATTTGTGATGGCAGCAAATGGTTATTTTGGCCAAAGGCTCGCAGATATTGCTGAACGAAATGGAGCTAACGTGGTCTTTGTAGGTCATGAATTTGGAGAAGCTGTCGACCCTGCTCGCGTTAAAGAGGCACTAGCAACTTCTGGGAAGGTTAAAGCAGTAGGTATAGTTCATGCGGAAACTTCGACAGGGGTAGCTAGTCCTATAAAAGAAATAGCCGATATTGCTCACGAAGCAGGAGCATTGCTAATTGTGGATGCGGTGACCTCTTTGGGTGGAGTCGAATTGCACGTTGATGAATGGGGAATTGATATTTGCTATAGCTGTACACAGAAATGTATCGGAGCACCTCCAGGTCTTGCTCCTTTTACAATGAGTCCTCGCGCAATGGAAGTAGTAACCAATAGGAAATCTAAAGTCAGAAGCTTTTACCTTGATTTAACAGAATTAGGAAGCTACTGGGACCGAAGAGCCTATCATCATACAGCTCCCATTTCGATGATATATGCGCTTCAAGAGGCCCTTACTTTGGTGACAGAAGAAGGAATAGAAAATCGATGGCTGAGGCATAAACGTAATGCAGCTGCACTGCGCTCAGGATTGAACGCAATGGGACTTAGCATTGTTGCAGACGCATCTATTGCTCTTCCGAGTGTGACAACCGTCCGCTCACCGGATAGTGTCAATGAAGCGGATGCAAGGAAATTCCTTCTTGAGAATCATAATATTGAGCTTAGTGGAGGGCTTGGACCCTTGGCTGGGAAAGTATGGCGGATTGGAATGATGGGTCATAATAGTACGGCAAACAACGTTCTTATGGTGCTTAGCGCTTTAGAAGAAGCATTGGCTTCACAAGGGTTTGAAATTAATTCAGGCTCAGGGGTTGCAGCCGCACAAAGATCCTTGAGGAATATCGATTAA
- the pdxA gene encoding 4-hydroxythreonine-4-phosphate dehydrogenase PdxA: protein MISKARIAITLGDPTGIGPEVVAKALSSESISQLATPIIIGSVDVLNREFERLQSSLQAKLIESADQSLPNGKIGVISPIDNPHLVHLPFGEISNEAGEAAVSWARTAGKLALSGKVDAIATAPISKEAARLAGYEDFGHQEIYQHLAGVARVLTMLITTNLRVVHLTTHHSLARSVDYVHKQGITEAIGMVDLFLKSYGFTSPRIGVAALNPHGGEGGLIGSEEIDEISPAIQASVENGIQAFGPIPADTVFGQAVEGQYEAVLAMYHDQGHIAVKMHNWAESLTLNIGLPFLRTSVDHGTAFNIAGKGIADPTGMIEAINYAAEVASTSILPGAK from the coding sequence ATGATTTCAAAAGCTCGTATAGCAATCACTTTAGGAGATCCAACTGGTATTGGGCCTGAGGTTGTAGCTAAAGCGCTTTCAAGTGAATCTATCTCTCAACTCGCGACGCCAATAATTATAGGTTCGGTAGATGTGCTAAATCGTGAATTTGAACGACTACAAAGTTCATTACAAGCCAAACTTATTGAGAGTGCTGATCAATCATTGCCAAATGGCAAAATTGGAGTGATATCTCCAATTGATAACCCACATTTAGTACATCTTCCGTTTGGAGAGATCTCGAATGAAGCTGGTGAAGCAGCGGTATCATGGGCACGAACTGCAGGAAAATTAGCCTTATCTGGAAAAGTTGACGCAATTGCGACCGCACCGATAAGTAAGGAGGCTGCTCGTCTTGCCGGGTACGAAGATTTCGGGCATCAGGAAATTTACCAACACCTTGCTGGAGTAGCCAGGGTTCTCACGATGCTGATAACAACCAATCTTCGAGTCGTACATTTAACTACTCATCATTCTCTCGCTAGATCCGTTGATTATGTCCACAAGCAAGGTATTACCGAAGCCATAGGCATGGTTGACCTTTTTCTAAAATCTTATGGCTTCACTTCCCCTAGAATTGGAGTTGCTGCATTAAATCCTCATGGTGGCGAAGGTGGGCTTATTGGATCAGAGGAAATCGACGAAATTTCCCCGGCAATTCAAGCGTCGGTAGAAAATGGAATACAAGCGTTTGGCCCAATTCCTGCCGACACTGTTTTCGGTCAGGCAGTCGAAGGCCAGTACGAAGCAGTACTTGCCATGTACCACGACCAGGGGCACATTGCGGTAAAAATGCATAACTGGGCCGAAAGCTTGACCCTGAATATTGGCCTTCCCTTTTTACGAACGTCCGTAGATCACGGCACCGCATTTAACATTGCAGGAAAAGGGATTGCCGATCCTACAGGAATGATTGAAGCCATTAATTATGCCGCAGAAGTTGCCAGCACTTCTATTTTGCCTGGCGCAAAATGA
- a CDS encoding class I SAM-dependent methyltransferase, with the protein MNSNQEPKVSAQSQFGRLAESYKNSKTHTQSNALASAASYLSGRSYQTAVDIGAGPGFTAFDISPQCARVIATDITPEMLEQVRTLRIDKGAPDTEMMLVQAESLPYADDSIDLITCRTASHHFVNVKDWMNEVSRVLSQSGELIVIDTISPVNQKAADWMHEIEIWRDPSHVKNFSLAEWQTLANLAGLKIEVEVISEVLLEYPDWTQRAGMDDAEAVKLGLALENAPLEAKEAFNIKGTQENGINFSWPVINLRAIKI; encoded by the coding sequence ATGAATTCTAATCAAGAACCCAAGGTATCCGCTCAAAGCCAATTTGGACGCCTAGCGGAATCGTATAAAAACAGTAAAACACACACTCAATCCAATGCTCTTGCATCTGCGGCCTCCTATCTCTCTGGTAGGAGCTACCAAACTGCAGTCGACATCGGTGCAGGCCCTGGCTTTACAGCGTTCGATATTTCCCCGCAATGTGCACGGGTAATTGCGACTGATATCACACCAGAAATGCTCGAACAGGTAAGGACTTTGCGCATAGATAAAGGTGCGCCTGATACAGAAATGATGTTGGTGCAAGCCGAATCTCTACCATACGCTGATGATTCAATAGATTTGATCACATGCAGAACTGCATCACACCACTTTGTAAACGTTAAAGATTGGATGAATGAGGTATCTCGCGTACTTTCCCAGAGTGGAGAGTTAATTGTGATCGATACTATTTCTCCAGTAAATCAAAAAGCGGCCGATTGGATGCATGAGATAGAAATTTGGCGAGATCCTTCACACGTCAAAAATTTTTCACTCGCTGAATGGCAGACCTTAGCTAATTTGGCTGGATTAAAAATTGAAGTAGAAGTAATTTCAGAAGTGCTTTTAGAGTACCCTGATTGGACTCAGCGGGCAGGCATGGACGACGCTGAGGCGGTGAAGCTAGGCCTAGCATTAGAAAATGCACCCCTTGAAGCGAAAGAAGCCTTCAACATAAAAGGGACTCAAGAAAACGGGATTAATTTTTCCTGGCCCGTTATTAATCTTCGAGCAATCAAAATTTAA
- a CDS encoding bifunctional homocysteine S-methyltransferase/methylenetetrahydrofolate reductase encodes MGNSSLIERLSRGSLLSDGAMGTQLYAQGITGVPIEAANLERPEIVKAIHRSYLQAGSELIATNTFGANSSRLASHGISSQTEELNRTGVALAREAIRLNGQQAWVAAAMGPLAVDSFAAEILGSAAAHNVFAEQASILSESGADVLILETFTSLTQLRLALDAVRSVSNLPLMATLTFNNDGLTPAGDTPEEIATTLNESSLLAIGANCSIGPDLLRSVIERMAQNTNLPLIAQPNAGLPSYVDGQLQYTAESSYFAEVLKDIAYSGATILGGCCGTTPKHISSVRDEIKGVIPQRTFAKIPKAPQKHSKHEDEGKPATGLAEKIAKGEFVVTVELSPPRGFDISDTVDKLRGIAGHIDAVNVADSPRAQGRMSALATGSLIQSKLGIESIMHAAIRHRNLLALHSDLLGAHALGIRNVFTVMGDIPQSGDYPQATAISDVTASGLIRLMSGFNNGVDANGREIDSPTSFFIGAAFNFNAPDIDRELKVLERKIAAGAHFLLTQPIYSMEQFDRVYSVLGKFPVPVILGVLPLRNTRHALFLHNEVPGIFVPSDIVKRLEQAGDKSASIGIDISKELLQELSGKIAGAYFMPPFERFSVVQETLEGLNL; translated from the coding sequence ATGGGTAATTCATCATTAATCGAACGACTATCGAGAGGTTCATTACTCTCTGATGGAGCTATGGGTACGCAACTTTACGCCCAAGGTATTACAGGAGTGCCTATAGAAGCTGCGAATTTGGAGAGGCCTGAAATTGTTAAGGCTATTCACCGTAGCTATTTGCAGGCAGGATCAGAGTTAATAGCTACTAATACTTTTGGGGCAAATTCATCGCGATTGGCCAGTCATGGTATTTCATCGCAAACTGAAGAATTGAATCGTACGGGAGTTGCTTTAGCACGTGAGGCTATACGATTGAATGGTCAACAGGCTTGGGTTGCTGCCGCAATGGGACCATTGGCTGTCGATTCTTTTGCCGCGGAAATTTTAGGTTCTGCTGCCGCGCATAATGTTTTTGCCGAACAGGCATCAATTCTGTCTGAATCAGGCGCAGACGTATTGATACTTGAGACATTTACTTCTCTCACTCAACTAAGGTTAGCTTTGGATGCAGTGCGTTCCGTCTCCAACCTTCCTTTGATGGCAACGCTAACATTCAATAATGATGGATTGACTCCTGCTGGGGATACACCTGAAGAAATCGCCACTACTCTAAATGAAAGCAGCCTACTTGCTATAGGAGCTAATTGTAGTATTGGCCCTGATTTACTTAGAAGTGTTATTGAAAGAATGGCTCAAAATACCAATCTCCCTTTAATAGCGCAGCCAAATGCAGGGCTTCCTTCGTACGTCGACGGTCAGCTTCAATATACTGCAGAGTCATCTTATTTTGCTGAAGTTTTAAAAGACATTGCATATAGCGGAGCAACAATCCTTGGAGGATGCTGTGGTACTACGCCTAAGCATATTTCTTCTGTAAGAGACGAAATAAAAGGAGTAATACCTCAGCGTACGTTTGCAAAAATACCGAAAGCACCCCAAAAGCATTCCAAGCATGAAGATGAAGGCAAGCCCGCTACAGGACTTGCAGAAAAGATTGCTAAAGGTGAGTTTGTAGTCACTGTAGAACTTTCACCACCAAGAGGGTTTGATATAAGCGACACTGTTGATAAATTGCGCGGTATTGCAGGTCACATAGATGCGGTAAATGTCGCTGATAGCCCCCGCGCACAAGGGCGTATGAGCGCGCTTGCTACCGGGAGCCTGATTCAATCAAAACTCGGAATAGAATCAATAATGCATGCTGCCATAAGGCACAGGAATCTTCTTGCGTTACATTCTGATCTTCTAGGTGCTCATGCTCTGGGTATTCGCAATGTATTCACTGTAATGGGAGATATTCCACAGAGCGGTGACTACCCTCAAGCAACAGCAATATCAGACGTTACTGCGTCAGGGCTTATTCGCTTGATGTCCGGATTCAATAACGGTGTTGATGCTAACGGACGGGAAATAGACTCCCCTACTTCTTTTTTCATTGGAGCAGCGTTTAATTTCAATGCACCCGACATAGACCGAGAGCTTAAGGTTTTAGAGAGAAAAATAGCTGCAGGTGCTCATTTCTTACTGACCCAGCCTATATATTCGATGGAACAATTCGATCGAGTCTATTCAGTTTTGGGCAAATTCCCTGTTCCTGTGATTTTAGGAGTTTTACCTTTAAGAAATACCCGCCATGCGTTATTCTTGCACAACGAGGTCCCAGGTATTTTCGTGCCTAGCGACATAGTAAAGCGCCTAGAGCAGGCAGGTGATAAATCTGCATCTATTGGTATAGACATTAGCAAGGAATTATTACAGGAGCTCTCAGGTAAAATCGCAGGAGCGTACTTCATGCCTCCTTTCGAAAGATTTAGTGTAGTGCAAGAGACACTAGAAGGTTTAAACCTGTAG